A genomic region of Acidobacteriota bacterium contains the following coding sequences:
- the tsaD gene encoding tRNA (adenosine(37)-N6)-threonylcarbamoyltransferase complex transferase subunit TsaD — MLILGIESSCDETAAAVIEDGTRVRSNVIYSQIATHQRYGGVVPELASREHLEKIDGVVLEALQQAGVTHQTIDAIAVTQGPGLVGSLLVGINFAKGVAFAAEKPFLGVNHIEGHVYSVAFEYPPVEYPALALVVSGGHTNLFLLPEPERYKLVARTRDDAAGEAFDKVSKLIGLGYPGGPVIDRLAARGNKRAIIFPLAEIKDQPLDYSFSGLKTAVLRYVREHGIEPVADPSNASAQILDLCASFQNAVVRALVRSVRKAAQIYHPRTLLLAGGVACNSELRAAMRGLAEESHVPAYIPSPIYTTDNAAMIAAAAYPKLLRGEHSGWEMSADVSMRLPNVDVEAARTGKKVRYRL, encoded by the coding sequence ATGCTGATTTTAGGAATTGAAAGCTCCTGCGATGAAACCGCCGCCGCCGTCATCGAAGACGGCACGCGCGTGCGGTCAAACGTCATCTATTCGCAGATCGCCACACATCAACGCTACGGCGGCGTCGTGCCCGAACTTGCCTCGCGCGAGCATCTCGAAAAGATTGATGGTGTCGTCCTCGAAGCGTTGCAACAGGCGGGCGTCACGCACCAAACCATTGACGCCATCGCTGTCACCCAAGGGCCAGGGCTGGTCGGTTCCCTGCTCGTCGGCATCAACTTCGCCAAAGGCGTAGCCTTCGCCGCCGAAAAACCCTTTCTCGGCGTCAACCACATCGAAGGCCACGTCTATTCGGTCGCGTTTGAATATCCGCCCGTCGAATATCCGGCGCTGGCGCTGGTTGTCTCAGGCGGACATACGAATCTGTTCCTGCTGCCCGAACCCGAGCGCTACAAGCTAGTCGCGCGCACCCGCGATGATGCGGCGGGCGAAGCCTTCGATAAAGTCTCAAAACTGATCGGCCTCGGCTACCCCGGCGGCCCGGTGATTGACCGGCTGGCCGCGCGCGGCAACAAACGCGCGATCATCTTTCCGCTGGCCGAGATCAAAGACCAGCCGCTCGACTATTCGTTCAGCGGCTTGAAAACCGCCGTCTTGCGCTACGTGCGCGAGCACGGCATCGAACCGGTCGCCGATCCGTCCAATGCGTCCGCACAAATCCTCGACCTCTGCGCCTCGTTCCAAAACGCCGTCGTGCGCGCACTGGTGCGCAGCGTGCGCAAGGCCGCGCAGATTTATCATCCGCGCACCTTGCTGCTGGCGGGCGGCGTCGCCTGCAACAGCGAACTGCGCGCGGCCATGCGTGGGTTGGCTGAAGAGTCACACGTACCCGCCTACATCCCTTCACCGATATACACCACCGACAACGCGGCGATGATCGCGGCGGCGGCCTATCCGAAGCTGTTGCGCGGCGAACATTCCGGCTGGGAGATGTCGGCGGATGTGAGCATGCGCTTGCCCAATGTGGACGTAGAAGCGGCACGGACGGGCAAGAAGGTACGGTATCGGCTCTAA